Proteins from one Deinococcus grandis genomic window:
- a CDS encoding LacI family DNA-binding transcriptional regulator: protein MDERGLLDPALIRPGNFTQRRGFEAARELLDLPTPPTAIFAASDATALGAMDAVKDRGLRVPTDISVVGFDDIAAASQSHPALTTVRHPIHNMSGSALRLLAGALVGEAVRGTVLDYPSELVVRETTAPPRGA, encoded by the coding sequence ATGGACGAACGCGGCCTGCTCGACCCGGCCCTGATCCGCCCCGGGAACTTCACGCAGCGGCGCGGGTTCGAGGCCGCCCGCGAACTGCTGGACCTGCCCACCCCCCCCACCGCGATCTTCGCCGCGAGCGACGCGACCGCCCTCGGCGCGATGGACGCCGTCAAGGACCGCGGCCTGCGCGTTCCGACCGACATCAGCGTGGTGGGCTTCGACGACATCGCCGCCGCCAGCCAGAGCCACCCGGCCCTGACCACCGTCCGCCACCCCATCCACAACATGAGCGGCAGCGCCCTGCGCCTGCTCGCGGGCGCACTGGTCGGCGAAGCGGTGCGTGGCACCGTCCTCGACTACCCCAGCGAACTGGTCGTCCGGGAGACGACCGCCCCGCCCCGAGGGGCCTGA
- a CDS encoding winged helix-turn-helix domain-containing protein: MKQTLLTAPLAHDADTFWHLYTTSTCAVERRRAQFMALLAEGRPLPEILQVTRYSRVTAYDLVYRYRDRGLAGLCDGRHTNQGAPRLLSAEQQQTLATRLHADFEQDIVWSGKDVQNWLQEQYGLSVHLGRTYEFLRAAGFTPQRPRPRHVGGDEAAKEAFKSKS; the protein is encoded by the coding sequence ATCAAACAGACACTCCTGACGGCTCCCCTGGCGCATGACGCCGACACTTTCTGGCACCTCTACACGACCAGCACCTGCGCCGTCGAGCGGCGCAGAGCCCAATTCATGGCCCTCCTCGCTGAAGGACGCCCCCTCCCAGAGATTCTCCAAGTGACCCGGTACAGCCGGGTCACCGCCTACGATCTGGTGTACCGCTACCGCGACCGGGGACTTGCCGGGCTGTGTGACGGGCGCCACACGAATCAGGGTGCACCCCGGCTATTGAGCGCTGAGCAACAACAGACCCTGGCGACCCGACTACACGCCGACTTCGAACAGGACATCGTCTGGTCTGGGAAAGACGTTCAGAACTGGCTTCAGGAGCAGTACGGACTGTCCGTTCACCTCGGGCGCACCTATGAATTCCTTCGAGCGGCTGGCTTTACCCCCCAACGACCCCGCCCCCGGCACGTTGGGGGCGATGAGGCCGCGAAGGAAGCATTCAAATCAAAGTCCTGA
- a CDS encoding type II toxin-antitoxin system PemK/MazF family toxin: MQRGDIYIADLDPARASEANKRRPVVIVSANSLNRTVNRLGAGAITVVPLTSNVTRVYDFQVLLPAQQTGLDQDSKAQAEQIRTISFSRLGPAPVGTVPAALMGQLDAALRLHLSL; encoded by the coding sequence GTGCAGCGCGGTGACATCTATATCGCTGACCTGGACCCCGCGCGCGCCAGCGAAGCCAACAAACGCCGCCCCGTGGTCATCGTCAGCGCCAACAGCCTCAACCGCACCGTCAACCGCCTCGGGGCCGGCGCCATCACCGTCGTGCCGCTGACCTCCAACGTCACCCGGGTCTACGACTTCCAGGTCCTGCTGCCCGCCCAGCAGACCGGACTGGATCAGGACAGCAAGGCCCAGGCCGAGCAGATCCGCACCATCAGTTTCAGCCGCCTGGGGCCAGCGCCCGTCGGAACCGTTCCAGCGGCCCTGATGGGGCAACTGGACGCGGCCCTGCGCCTGCACCTGTCGCTGTGA
- a CDS encoding acyltransferase family protein, whose protein sequence is MDAEGAAARVTAATAPALPVMPSAAPAQAYVPAFDGLRGVLALGVVLSHFTLMTVNPFDDPTRPLAVWEHLCWYLGAPAVDAFFVLSGWVVAGSYLRHRSVWTFYLARLRRLYPLALLGALLGLLVARPLMSLIPTSATEHGLLAYLRLPLSGPDVWGSLSMGLLGQYRAARISPPLWSLAVEVYASLLTPLLVLGARRWGWAALWVSLPVCLALSSVFTAFVYLPLFLLGTLLVLAPLPGMTPRTRQAARGMALFGGALLFSRHLTGVNHDLMRWGAAVGAALLLLGLRGLDPAWLRSRAAQWLGQRSYALYATHFPVLMVGFAFLSPVLGPAWSAAALVPAALLLADLAQRGADRLSGAWKSRSGEEIG, encoded by the coding sequence GTGGACGCCGAGGGAGCCGCAGCCCGAGTGACGGCCGCGACCGCCCCGGCCCTGCCGGTGATGCCGTCGGCGGCTCCAGCGCAGGCGTACGTCCCGGCTTTTGATGGGTTGCGCGGGGTGCTGGCGCTGGGCGTGGTGCTGTCGCACTTCACGCTGATGACCGTCAACCCCTTCGATGACCCGACCCGCCCGCTCGCCGTATGGGAGCACCTGTGCTGGTACCTGGGCGCACCGGCCGTTGATGCCTTCTTTGTGCTGAGCGGGTGGGTGGTGGCGGGCAGTTACCTGCGGCACCGCAGCGTCTGGACGTTCTACCTGGCCCGGCTGCGCCGCCTGTACCCGCTCGCGCTGCTGGGCGCGCTGCTGGGCTTGCTGGTGGCGCGGCCCCTGATGAGCCTGATTCCCACCTCGGCGACTGAGCATGGCCTGCTGGCGTACCTGCGCCTGCCGCTGAGCGGGCCCGACGTGTGGGGCAGCCTCAGCATGGGCCTGCTGGGGCAGTACCGGGCCGCGCGGATCTCCCCGCCGCTGTGGTCCCTGGCGGTCGAGGTATACGCGTCCCTGCTCACGCCGCTGCTCGTGCTGGGTGCGCGGCGGTGGGGCTGGGCGGCGCTGTGGGTGAGTCTGCCGGTGTGCCTCGCGCTGTCGTCGGTCTTCACGGCGTTCGTCTACCTGCCGCTGTTCCTGCTGGGTACGCTCCTGGTGCTGGCGCCGCTGCCGGGCATGACGCCCAGGACCCGCCAGGCGGCGCGAGGCATGGCGCTGTTCGGGGGCGCGCTGCTGTTCTCCCGGCACCTGACGGGCGTGAATCACGACCTGATGCGGTGGGGCGCTGCGGTGGGGGCCGCGCTGCTGCTGCTGGGCCTGCGGGGCCTTGATCCAGCGTGGCTGCGGAGCCGCGCGGCGCAGTGGCTGGGGCAACGCAGCTACGCGCTGTATGCCACGCACTTCCCGGTCCTGATGGTGGGGTTCGCGTTCCTGAGCCCTGTGCTGGGTCCAGCCTGGAGTGCGGCCGCCCTGGTGCCCGCAGCGCTCCTGTTGGCTGATCTGGCCCAGCGAGGAGCGGACAGGCTGTCGGGCGCCTGGAAATCTCGAAGTGGAGAAGAGATAGGGTAA
- a CDS encoding ribbon-helix-helix domain-containing protein, whose translation MTVGKMSVSLDASLLEFMAHYQETHQLRSRSEVVAQALTLLRDQELETQYAAALSEWQGSGEADLWDHVAADGLQEESSAAR comes from the coding sequence ATGACTGTTGGGAAGATGAGTGTGAGTCTCGACGCTTCACTGCTGGAGTTCATGGCGCACTACCAGGAAACACACCAGTTGCGCTCCCGCTCTGAAGTGGTCGCCCAGGCCCTGACCCTCCTGCGGGATCAGGAACTCGAAACCCAGTACGCCGCCGCTCTGAGCGAGTGGCAGGGCAGTGGCGAGGCGGACCTCTGGGACCACGTGGCCGCCGACGGCCTGCAGGAGGAGAGCAGTGCAGCGCGGTGA
- a CDS encoding LacI family DNA-binding transcriptional regulator, with protein MSAPVTIADVARLAGVSTVTVSRTLNNTGRISDETRARVIQAARDLGYVANPAARRLRGARTNLVGMVIPELVNPSFAEVTRAAAEAASSAGLDLGVFTTSRDPARERQRVAALSGGLTDGLILVVPTDDPQHLRTLERSRTPTVLISHFGVPTDLPNVRADSYHGARAATTHLLDLGHRRVGFIAGAAESSQAHERLRA; from the coding sequence ATGTCCGCACCCGTCACCATCGCCGACGTGGCGCGCCTCGCCGGCGTGTCCACCGTCACGGTGTCCAGGACCCTGAACAACACCGGACGCATCAGCGACGAGACCCGCGCCCGCGTCATCCAGGCCGCCCGTGACCTCGGCTACGTCGCCAACCCCGCCGCCCGGCGCCTGCGCGGCGCCCGCACCAACCTCGTCGGGATGGTCATCCCCGAACTCGTCAACCCCTCCTTCGCCGAGGTCACCCGCGCCGCCGCAGAGGCCGCCAGCAGCGCCGGACTGGACCTGGGCGTCTTCACCACCAGCCGCGACCCCGCCCGCGAACGCCAGCGCGTCGCGGCCCTCAGTGGCGGACTGACCGACGGCCTGATCCTGGTCGTCCCCACCGACGACCCACAGCACCTCCGCACCCTCGAACGCAGCCGCACCCCCACCGTGCTGATCAGCCACTTCGGCGTGCCGACCGACCTCCCGAACGTCCGCGCCGACTCCTACCACGGCGCGCGCGCCGCCACCACGCACCTGCTCGACCTCGGGCACCGCCGCGTGGGCTTCATCGCAGGCGCCGCCGAGTCCAGTCAGGCACACGAACGACTGCGCGCCTAA
- a CDS encoding protein adenylyltransferase SelO family protein has translation MPVLFQFDNTYARDLGLDPELLGGPESTAIFAGNRVPAGAEPLAQAYAGHQFGGFSPQLGDGRALLLGEVIDRHGRRRDVALKDSGRTAFSGRGDGKAAAGPMLREALMGEAMHPLRLPTTRALAMAATGETVHRERPLPGAVLTRVAASHLRVGTFEYFRARRDTARLRQLAD, from the coding sequence ATGCCCGTCCTGTTCCAGTTCGACAACACCTACGCGCGGGACCTGGGTCTGGATCCTGAGCTGCTGGGGGGGCCGGAGAGCACTGCGATCTTCGCGGGGAACCGGGTGCCGGCGGGCGCCGAGCCGCTCGCGCAGGCCTACGCCGGTCACCAGTTCGGGGGCTTCTCGCCGCAACTCGGGGACGGGCGCGCGCTGCTGCTCGGCGAGGTCATCGACCGGCACGGGCGACGACGGGACGTGGCCCTGAAGGACTCGGGCCGCACGGCCTTCTCCGGCCGGGGGGACGGGAAGGCCGCCGCCGGGCCCATGCTGCGCGAAGCCCTGATGGGTGAGGCCATGCACCCCCTGAGGCTGCCCACCACCCGCGCGCTGGCCATGGCGGCCACCGGGGAGACCGTCCACCGCGAGCGGCCCCTGCCCGGCGCGGTGCTCACGCGCGTGGCCGCCAGTCACCTGCGGGTCGGGACCTTCGAGTACTTCCGCGCCCGCCGCGACACCGCCCGGCTGCGGCAACTGGCCGACTAG
- a CDS encoding AbrB/MazE/SpoVT family DNA-binding domain-containing protein — protein MSDSGPRGQEVHSASLGPKYRVIVPKAIREVLNVGEGDTLLFVVENGNVQVTSRAQMIQALHGSTPDEENTDE, from the coding sequence ATGTCAGATAGTGGCCCAAGGGGTCAAGAAGTTCACAGCGCGAGCCTAGGGCCAAAGTACCGGGTGATTGTGCCCAAAGCTATTCGTGAAGTCCTCAATGTGGGGGAGGGGGACACACTGCTCTTCGTGGTGGAGAACGGAAACGTACAGGTCACTTCCCGCGCGCAGATGATCCAGGCTCTACACGGGAGCACGCCTGACGAGGAGAACACCGATGAGTAA
- a CDS encoding PIN domain-containing protein, with translation MSKLADAAALRAYLTGGTGAEAVRAALSEGQVQVSSVTAAAVVSRYPTGSAGAKKATLLLQSLVHLVPFTPDDALRAPGAPDVEGAAVLATARRLNLTVLTPRAELAAAAEAAGLPATLIGGAP, from the coding sequence ATGAGTAAGCTGGCCGACGCCGCAGCGCTTCGGGCCTACCTCACCGGAGGCACTGGGGCAGAGGCGGTCCGCGCCGCGCTCTCCGAAGGACAGGTGCAGGTGAGCAGCGTCACCGCGGCCGCCGTGGTGAGCCGGTACCCCACCGGCAGTGCAGGCGCCAAGAAAGCCACGCTGCTCCTGCAGAGCCTGGTGCATCTGGTGCCGTTTACCCCAGACGACGCCCTGCGCGCACCAGGAGCGCCGGACGTGGAAGGCGCAGCGGTCCTGGCCACTGCCCGCCGCCTGAACTTGACGGTCCTCACCCCCCGCGCCGAGCTGGCCGCCGCCGCCGAAGCGGCGGGGCTCCCCGCGACCCTGATTGGAGGTGCCCCATGA
- a CDS encoding SOS response-associated peptidase family protein gives MGARHAGNRCRRGSSSRVPGAGGIARRSPHVPGLLAVSRCVIPLAAYWDAPTASPLLVRVLVRPQLDVPMFAAGLHASILTPAGPLISCAVVTRPAPPDLAGTVARIPALLREDEVMPWLSGSPCDARRTALDSRAWEALTVAGSRLVTSGTAGFAAP, from the coding sequence GTGGGGGCTCGTCACGCCGGGAACCGCTGCCGCCGAGGCTCGTCGTCACGCGTTCCAGGCGCGGGTGGAATCGCTCGGCGCTCACCGCACGTACCGGGCCTGCTGGCCGTCAGCCGCTGCGTGATTCCCCTCGCGGCCTACTGGGACGCCCCCACCGCGTCTCCCCTGCTGGTGCGGGTGCTCGTGCGACCACAGCTGGACGTGCCGATGTTCGCCGCTGGACTGCACGCGTCCATCCTGACCCCGGCAGGTCCACTGATCTCGTGCGCCGTCGTCACCCGGCCCGCGCCGCCGGACCTCGCGGGGACCGTCGCGCGGATTCCCGCCCTGCTGCGCGAGGACGAGGTGATGCCCTGGCTGAGCGGATCACCATGTGACGCCCGGCGGACCGCGCTGGACAGCCGGGCGTGGGAGGCGCTGACCGTCGCGGGATCACGGCTGGTCACGAGCGGCACGGCCGGTTTCGCCGCACCCTGA
- a CDS encoding cytochrome-c peroxidase, whose product MTALIVLTTAAAASSALAPLPPGPPSNPTTPEKVALGRALFFDPILSRDRTVSCASCHDPARAFTAPQAVSSGVGGRLGKRNASTLINVGDRKALTWAGASPNLEVQAMIPLQDHAELDMTPDLLRERLTADPVYAAQFRAAFGEAPTVQRLVQALAAFQRTLTSRGSPFDRYQAGDASALSAAQVRGLDLFFDKAECFHCHTGRDFTDGLAHNNAMRVFNPDLGLADRTEQESDVGRFVTPTLRNVALTGPYLHDGSRATLREVLETYNDGGEPNPNADPLIHPLGLTDAELDDLEAFLHALTDESVARNPAFHPERP is encoded by the coding sequence GTGACCGCACTAATCGTGCTCACCACGGCTGCCGCTGCCAGTTCGGCCCTCGCGCCGCTGCCTCCCGGTCCACCCTCGAACCCGACCACACCTGAGAAGGTCGCGCTGGGCCGCGCCCTGTTCTTCGACCCTATCCTCAGCCGGGATCGCACGGTGTCCTGCGCGTCCTGTCACGACCCCGCGCGGGCCTTCACCGCGCCGCAGGCCGTCAGTTCCGGCGTGGGGGGGCGCCTGGGAAAACGCAACGCCAGCACCCTGATCAACGTGGGGGACCGCAAGGCCCTCACCTGGGCGGGCGCGTCCCCGAACCTGGAGGTGCAGGCCATGATTCCCCTGCAGGATCACGCGGAACTCGACATGACCCCCGACCTGCTCCGCGAGCGCCTCACGGCAGACCCGGTGTACGCCGCGCAGTTCCGCGCGGCGTTTGGGGAAGCGCCCACGGTCCAGCGCCTCGTGCAGGCCCTCGCAGCGTTCCAGCGCACGCTCACCAGCCGCGGCAGTCCCTTTGACCGGTATCAGGCGGGGGACGCCAGCGCCCTGAGTGCCGCGCAGGTGCGCGGCCTGGACCTGTTCTTCGACAAGGCCGAGTGTTTCCACTGCCACACCGGGCGGGACTTCACGGACGGGCTGGCGCACAACAACGCCATGCGGGTGTTCAACCCGGACCTCGGGCTGGCCGACCGGACCGAGCAGGAGAGTGACGTGGGCCGCTTCGTGACGCCCACCCTGCGGAACGTCGCGCTGACCGGCCCGTACCTGCACGACGGGAGCCGCGCGACCCTGCGGGAGGTGCTGGAGACGTACAACGACGGCGGGGAACCCAACCCGAACGCGGATCCGCTGATCCACCCGCTGGGCCTGACGGACGCGGAGCTGGATGACCTGGAAGCCTTCCTGCACGCTCTGACGGATGAGAGCGTCGCGCGGAATCCGGCGTTCCACCCGGAGCGGCCATGA
- the tnpC gene encoding IS66 family transposase translates to MATPLTEQDLYEIIRKQAEQIEQLQKRIEQLERQQRKYAAPHSRGSRKAHPKTAGRRAGEGVFTYKRPPAPEQEDVVIDVPAPNTCTACGYVGELIFKRHDRAWISDLPAQTVQITAYHVPVMVCPQCGQTVRGAHPDLQPDQRGATGHRCGPRLAATIQALHHEVGLPQRRIPRVLGLTTGIRVSQGAITQAAQRLARDGRPLATHVESLERELRAAPYVHHDDTGWRVNATQAWVSTFRSAETVLFRANLQHTNVELRAVLGNAFGGVLVCDRFKVYDSHTLAGVQQQKCLAHVLRNVQTVSEQAQGKRGRGREYGQRLAEVCRALMALHAQHRRGGCSLDEYRQQGEALTLRLDALLDRRPLKTPGNERLRLGLLKQYRQGRLLRFLVDPDIPPTNNAAERSLRSVVIARKVSQCSKNALGAQTYMRIKSTVETARLRGQDPVDVLINLRR, encoded by the coding sequence ATGGCCACCCCGCTGACGGAACAGGATCTCTACGAGATCATCCGCAAGCAGGCGGAGCAGATCGAACAGCTTCAGAAGCGCATCGAGCAGTTGGAGCGTCAGCAACGCAAGTATGCCGCCCCTCATAGCCGGGGAAGTCGGAAAGCCCACCCGAAAACCGCAGGTCGTCGCGCTGGGGAAGGCGTCTTCACATACAAGCGTCCTCCTGCTCCCGAGCAGGAGGACGTCGTGATCGACGTCCCGGCGCCCAACACCTGCACGGCCTGTGGCTACGTCGGCGAGTTGATCTTCAAGCGTCACGACCGCGCCTGGATCAGTGACCTGCCCGCTCAGACCGTGCAGATCACGGCCTACCACGTGCCGGTGATGGTCTGCCCGCAGTGCGGGCAGACCGTACGTGGCGCGCATCCCGACCTCCAACCGGACCAACGTGGGGCGACGGGACACCGATGTGGTCCCCGACTGGCGGCCACCATTCAGGCGCTGCACCACGAGGTTGGTCTCCCACAGCGCCGCATTCCACGGGTGCTGGGACTGACCACCGGCATCCGGGTGTCCCAGGGGGCCATCACCCAGGCCGCCCAGCGCCTGGCACGTGATGGACGTCCGCTGGCGACACATGTCGAGTCCCTGGAACGGGAGCTGCGCGCAGCTCCCTATGTCCACCACGACGACACGGGCTGGCGAGTGAACGCGACACAGGCCTGGGTGAGCACCTTCCGCTCGGCCGAGACGGTGCTGTTCCGAGCGAATCTCCAGCACACCAACGTCGAGTTGCGTGCAGTGCTCGGCAACGCCTTTGGTGGAGTCCTGGTGTGCGACCGCTTCAAGGTCTATGACAGTCACACCCTGGCAGGGGTCCAGCAGCAAAAATGTCTGGCTCACGTCCTGCGCAACGTCCAGACGGTGAGTGAGCAGGCTCAGGGGAAGCGGGGACGGGGCCGGGAGTATGGGCAGCGCTTGGCCGAGGTGTGCCGAGCATTGATGGCGCTGCATGCCCAGCACCGTCGTGGAGGATGCAGCCTGGATGAGTACCGACAGCAGGGTGAGGCACTCACCCTGCGTCTGGACGCCTTACTCGACCGGCGCCCACTGAAGACCCCGGGGAACGAACGGCTACGACTGGGGTTGCTCAAGCAGTACCGGCAGGGCCGGTTGCTGCGGTTCCTAGTAGACCCGGATATCCCGCCGACGAACAACGCGGCGGAACGGAGCCTGCGGTCGGTGGTGATCGCGCGCAAGGTCTCGCAGTGCAGCAAGAACGCGCTGGGTGCACAGACGTACATGCGGATCAAGTCGACGGTGGAGACCGCGCGGTTGCGCGGTCAGGACCCCGTCGATGTCCTGATCAACCTGCGTCGCTAA
- a CDS encoding tyrosine-type recombinase/integrase codes for MTLDLYRHGPLAPSRAWAALPPEERRRRAMAAVASQDTATLLDLLEAHHVHTHGHVSPETLRKYRLGARTWLAYAADQAVKVLHPEGEDTDLWVRSLEAAGKSPASVGVLLAGARALYAALRWAKATKDTPFTDTKPRKDKRRPWDKRQPYPDADVQQLLDAAPIEMRVLLRLGGIAGLRASEITGLTWGAVDLDGGALTVVNGKGGKTRRVLLSASLLEDLRELGVQAPDALVIGRTPEAARARLRTLCKRVGVPYLGLHALRHTAGTRLVRAGFQLQDVAEHLGHSDVQTARTYGKWADDRLKDHMRQH; via the coding sequence ATGACGCTGGATCTCTACCGGCACGGACCACTTGCGCCGTCCCGGGCCTGGGCCGCGCTGCCGCCAGAGGAACGCCGCCGCCGGGCAATGGCGGCCGTCGCCAGTCAGGACACCGCTACCCTCCTCGACCTCCTGGAAGCACACCACGTCCACACCCACGGGCACGTCAGTCCGGAGACCCTGCGCAAGTACCGCCTCGGCGCGAGAACCTGGCTGGCGTACGCCGCTGACCAGGCTGTGAAGGTCTTGCATCCAGAGGGCGAAGACACGGATCTGTGGGTACGCTCCCTGGAGGCCGCGGGCAAGTCTCCGGCTAGCGTCGGTGTCCTGCTCGCCGGAGCGCGGGCCCTGTACGCCGCTCTGCGCTGGGCCAAGGCCACCAAGGACACGCCCTTTACCGACACCAAGCCCAGGAAAGATAAACGCCGCCCCTGGGACAAGCGGCAACCCTACCCGGACGCCGACGTGCAGCAGCTGCTCGACGCGGCTCCCATAGAGATGCGGGTGCTCCTGCGGCTGGGGGGCATTGCCGGGCTGCGTGCATCGGAAATCACGGGCCTGACCTGGGGCGCTGTGGACCTCGATGGGGGTGCGCTGACCGTGGTGAACGGCAAGGGCGGCAAGACGCGCCGGGTGCTACTGTCCGCCTCTCTCCTTGAGGATTTGCGGGAGCTGGGCGTACAGGCGCCGGACGCCTTGGTGATCGGCCGAACGCCGGAGGCCGCCCGCGCCCGGCTCCGGACGCTCTGCAAGCGGGTAGGGGTCCCGTACCTGGGCCTGCACGCCCTGCGGCATACTGCGGGCACGCGCCTGGTTCGGGCTGGCTTCCAACTCCAGGACGTGGCCGAACACCTGGGCCACAGTGACGTGCAGACCGCGCGCACCTACGGCAAATGGGCCGATGACCGGCTTAAAGACCACATGCGCCAGCACTGA